One Rosa chinensis cultivar Old Blush chromosome 3, RchiOBHm-V2, whole genome shotgun sequence DNA window includes the following coding sequences:
- the LOC112194839 gene encoding UPF0098 protein TC_0109 isoform X1, with the protein MAASDEFRLVLPGIDHEGKLLRKYTAEGQGAKKNISPPVEWYNLPPGTKSLALVVQDTDAPDPKDPVVPWTNWVVVNIPPGVKGLPEGFSGKEEDQMGGQYGGLKEGNNDLKVPGWCGPKLPSPGHRFEFKLYALDDELHLGHKVTKEKVLEAIEGHVLGEAVMIAYFLC; encoded by the exons ATGGCGGCAAGCGACGAGTTCAGACTGGTCTTACCAGGAATAGACCACGAAGGAAAACTACTCAGAAAGTACACCGCAGAAGGTCAAGGAGCCAAGAAGAACATCTCTCCACCGGTAGAATGGTACAACTTACCACCGGGGACCAAGAGCCTGGCCCTTGTGGTGCAGGACACAGATGCACCAGATCCGAAAGACCCAGTTGTGCCGTGGACCAATTGGGTGGTGGTGAACATTCCACCGGGTGTGAAGGGCCTGCCGGAAGGTTTTTCCGGGAAAGAAGAGGATCAGATGGGCGGACAGTATGGCGGGCTCAAAGAAGGTAACAATGACTTAAAGGTTCCGGGGTGGTGTGGGCCAAAGTTGCCCTCGCCGGGTCACCGCTTCGAGTTCAAGCTCTATGCTTTGGATGATGAGCTTCATCTTGGTCACAAG GTGACGAAGGAGAAGGTGTTGGAGGCAATTGAAGGGCATGTGCTTGGAGAAGCAGTGATGATTGCGTATTTTTTATGCTAA
- the LOC112194839 gene encoding UPF0098 protein TC_0109 isoform X2 yields the protein MAASDEFRLVLPGIDHEGKLLRKYTAEGQGAKKNISPPVEWYNLPPGTKSLALVVQDTDAPDPKDPVVPWTNWVVVNIPPGVKGLPEGFSGKEEDQMGGQYGGLKEGNNDLKVPGWCGPKLPSPGHRFEFKLYALDDELHLGHKFVVDCR from the exons ATGGCGGCAAGCGACGAGTTCAGACTGGTCTTACCAGGAATAGACCACGAAGGAAAACTACTCAGAAAGTACACCGCAGAAGGTCAAGGAGCCAAGAAGAACATCTCTCCACCGGTAGAATGGTACAACTTACCACCGGGGACCAAGAGCCTGGCCCTTGTGGTGCAGGACACAGATGCACCAGATCCGAAAGACCCAGTTGTGCCGTGGACCAATTGGGTGGTGGTGAACATTCCACCGGGTGTGAAGGGCCTGCCGGAAGGTTTTTCCGGGAAAGAAGAGGATCAGATGGGCGGACAGTATGGCGGGCTCAAAGAAGGTAACAATGACTTAAAGGTTCCGGGGTGGTGTGGGCCAAAGTTGCCCTCGCCGGGTCACCGCTTCGAGTTCAAGCTCTATGCTTTGGATGATGAGCTTCATCTTGGTCACAAG TTTGTGGTGGATTGCAGGTGA
- the LOC112194083 gene encoding protein FAR1-RELATED SEQUENCE 1-like, translating into MMQNAIKHVSSFLTEDGGITSILSRFMENIEEEDEFISAWDAMLDKYGARDNTWLSSIYDLREKWGFPYVKRAWSAGIRSTQLSESFNSALKKYLDSDHNPLEFFTHYERMVADKRYKELQAKYDMCFMLPILKMHVKMLNEARKVYTKLIFEEFQDQFESSLEASITDCVDVDGGKIYTMFRDGYSRERQAKRDSDDILSCSCRLFEIKGVVSRHIIKVFKEVMQIKEIPEHYILKRWTKKARAESVQDMHGRKIQPDPKFQQAFWFRSLCSTYIRISSRASENEKAYKFVMTNVEKLAKEVEELLRSEMNANVDENGHITQSTPTGQLNVDGNVVNAKGLKKKETSKGRKRRIKSQVEISMNKNKKHRCHSLIFIIHVTPDQMNDVYKVTFDPRCNEDNATLDLTNNAKNDASIITNIEKYCFGALITGSLVYI; encoded by the exons ATGATGCAAAATGCCATAAAGCATGTGAGTAGTTTTTTGACAGAGGATGGTGGAATCACAAGTATTTTGTCAAGGTTCATGGAAAATATTGAGGAGGAAGATGAGTTTATATCTGCTTGGGATGCTATGCTTGATAAATATGGTGCACGTGACAATACATGGTTGAGTAGCATATATGATTTAAGAGAAAAGTGGGGCTTTCCGTATGTTAAGCGAGCATGGTCAGCTGGAATAAGAAGCACTCAACTAAGTGAGAGTTTTAACTCTGCCTTGAAAAAATATTTAGACTCTGACCACAATCCGTTAGAGTTTTTTACACACTATGAGAGGATGGTTGCTGATAAAAGGTACAAGGAGTTACAAGCAAAATATGATATGTGCTTCATGTTGCCTATTCTGAAAATGCATGTCAAAATGCTAAATGAAGCAAGAAAAGTTTACACTAAACTAATATTTGAAGAGTTTCAAGATCAATTTGAATCGTCTCTTGAAGCTTCTATAACAGATTGTGTTGATGTTGATGGTGGAAAGATATATACTATGTTTAGAGATGGCTACTCTAGAGAACGGCAAGCGAAGAGAGATAGTGATGATATACTCTCTTGTAGTTGTAGATTATTTGAGATAAAAGGGGTTGTATCTAGGCACATTATCAAGGTCTTTAAAGAAGTGATGCAAATCAAAGAAATTCCTGAGCATTATATCTTAAAAAGATGGACCAAAAAAGCTCGAGCTGAAAGTGTTCAAGACATGCATGGGCGTAAAATTCAACCAGACCCTAAGTTCCAACAAGCCTTTTGGTTCAGATCTTTATGTTCCACCTACATTAGAATATCAAGCAGGGCTTCTGAAAATGAAAAAGCATACAAATTTGTCATGACAAATGTAGAGAAGTTAGCAAAAGAAGTTGAAGAATTGCTACGATCTGAAATGAATGCGAATGTGGATGAGAATGGTCATATAACTCAATCCACTCCTACTGGACAACTCAATGTAGATGGTAATGTGGTGAATGCAAAAGGGCTAAAGAAGAAGGAAACATCTAAAGGAAGAAAACGGAGAATCAAGAGTCAAGTAGAGATAAGcatgaacaaaaataaaaaacacag ATGTCATTCTTTGATTTTTATAATTCATGTTACTCCTGATCAAATGAATGATGTATACAAGGTGACTTTTGATCCAAGATGTAATGAAGATAATGCTACTCTTGATCTAACAAACAATGCAAAGAATGATGCTTCTATTATAACAA ATATTGAGAAGTATTGCTTTGGTGCTCTTATCACTGGTTCTCTGGTATACATATAG
- the LOC112194084 gene encoding protein FAR1-RELATED SEQUENCE 5-like — MDNALGATDVNVENFDFDLELDWKPRKGMEFDYEQAAYYFYNRYGGKEGFSIRRKSHAKNKKTGETTSRVFVCCKEGIRSKYKRDYMIRKSRAETRPGCHAELYIKLNRENNKFFVTHFVEEHNHPLVVKEYSHKLPLQQKVQDCQGIDIDLAHDSRIDVTSLYELMGKQAGGRDVVGYTKQDMKNYLRSKRQRSLEYGEAGYIMKYFSDQTLENPLFYHAVQLDSEEQITNLFWADAKMIIDYGQFGDVVNFDMTYKINKFNRPLVVFVGFNHHRKTIIFGVALIMYDETVDSFIWLFETFFRAMSGKAPKTIFTNQDAAINGKGSSTCYARCIS, encoded by the coding sequence ATGGATAATGCATTGGGTGCAACAGATGTTAatgtagagaattttgattttgatttggaatTGGATTGGAAACCAAGAAAAGGAATGGAGTTTGATTATGAACAAGCAGCTTATTACTTCTACAATAGATATGGAGGAAAAGAGGGGTTTAGTATTAGAAGGAAGAGTCATGCTAAGAATAAGAAAACTGGTGAAACCACTTCAAGAGTATTTGTCTGCTGTAAGGAAGGTATTCGATCCAAATATAAGAGGGATTACATGATTAGAAAATCTAGAGCAGAGACAAGACCAGGTTGCCATGCTGAACTTTATATTAAATTGAATAGGGAGAACAATAAGTTCTTTGTTACCCATTTTGTTGAAGAGCACAATCATCCTCTTGTGGTGAAAGAATATTCCCACAAGCTTCCTTTGCAACAAAAAGTACAAGACTGTCAAGGCATTGATATAGACTTAGCACACGATTCTAGAATTGATGTCACGTCTCTATATGAGTTGATGGGTAAGCAAGCAGGTGGAAGAGATGTTGTTGGGTATACAAAACAAGATATGAAAAATTACCTTAGATCAAAGAGACAAAGAAGCTTGGAGTATGGAGAAGCTGGATATATTATGAAATATTTTTCAGACCAAACATTGGAAAACCCTTTATTCTACCATGCTGTGCAATTAGACAGTGAGGAGCAAATAACAAACTTATTTTGGGCAGATGCTAAAATGATCATTGATTATGGCCAATTTGGGGATGTTGTTAATTTTGATATGACATACAAGATTAACAAATTTAATCGACCTCTTGTTGTGTTCGTTGGATTCAATCACCACCGTAAGACTATTATATTTGGGGTGGCTTTAATAATGTATGATGAAACAGTAGATTCATTTATATGGTTGTTTGAGACCTTTTTTAGGGCAATGTCTGGAAAGGCTCCAAAGACAATATTTACAAATCAAGATGCTGCAATTAATGGCAAAGGCTCTTCGACATGTTATGCCAGATGCATATCATAG